In Nitrosococcus oceani ATCC 19707, the following proteins share a genomic window:
- a CDS encoding PhoX family protein, translating into MKIRNNRCEKKASGEKANKHSSQRDISAPAPIEIGPTVGGDPFAYILARRLKRRTLLKGAGLVAASPVLAWASSLLALEQVPADSESGLQFKAVTGSGADRVIVPKGYQAQVLLSWGKALFPEVPDLDLQHLETLLTPHGAALQGKQFGYNCDFNSFFPLFQRHSSQRGLLATNHEFTSEALIFSDWPGYDDPKRADFVRKFPAMVAAMKAAHGVSIAEVIKRNSQWHFTQDSPFNRRITGETPMELTGPAAGHDLLQTAADPSGKTVLGTLNNCAGGKTPWGTLLTCEENFDQYFGNLEGLESLAAEESPNQAKLKKYATLHGRLSPPRELSPRGWELVDKRFDVAENPTEAFRFGWVVEIDPYRPEFTPKKRTALGRFKHEGANVVVGPEGRVAVYSGDDTKFEYIYKFVSTEAYDPKDRAHNLTLLDKGTLYVARFKENGSGEWLPLVFGHEPLDKDHGFASQAEVLINTRRAADLLGATPMDRPEDIEANPVNGKIYAALTNNTLRGLELETLNGRQIVGSVDGANPRGPNKMGHILEMTEDSDDPAALTFSWEVFILCGNPSDPAAKFLTSLTDSVVGPQDTYFGGYTSAARISPLASPDNLAFDQIGNLWIATDGKTHGLNLTEPINNGLYAAPTAGKERGRVRQFLSGPKGCEVCGPEFTPDNQALFVSIQHPGEGGTLRQPLSDWPGGHGRPPQPSVIVVTKTDGGKVGD; encoded by the coding sequence ATGAAAATAAGGAACAATAGATGTGAAAAGAAAGCATCTGGAGAGAAGGCGAATAAGCATTCATCACAAAGAGACATCTCCGCACCCGCCCCCATTGAAATTGGGCCTACCGTCGGGGGCGACCCTTTTGCTTATATTCTGGCGCGCCGTCTCAAGCGGCGCACCCTGCTAAAAGGTGCAGGGTTGGTAGCAGCCTCCCCCGTGCTAGCCTGGGCCTCTTCCCTCTTGGCCTTAGAACAAGTTCCAGCAGATTCTGAGTCAGGGTTACAGTTTAAAGCGGTTACCGGCAGCGGCGCTGATCGAGTGATCGTGCCCAAGGGCTACCAGGCCCAGGTGCTCCTTTCCTGGGGAAAAGCCCTATTCCCGGAAGTGCCGGATCTAGACCTCCAACATTTGGAAACGCTGTTAACTCCCCATGGGGCAGCGCTTCAGGGGAAGCAGTTTGGCTATAATTGCGATTTCAATAGTTTTTTTCCCCTATTTCAGCGGCACTCTTCCCAGCGGGGATTATTGGCAACCAACCATGAATTCACCTCCGAAGCCCTTATTTTCTCCGATTGGCCGGGCTATGACGATCCCAAGCGAGCCGATTTTGTGCGCAAATTTCCGGCGATGGTCGCCGCCATGAAAGCCGCCCACGGGGTATCGATTGCCGAAGTAATTAAGCGTAATAGCCAATGGCATTTCACGCAGGATTCTCCCTTTAACCGCCGGATTACGGGGGAGACTCCCATGGAACTGACCGGTCCCGCCGCCGGGCATGATTTACTGCAAACTGCCGCCGACCCTTCCGGTAAAACAGTTTTAGGCACTTTGAATAATTGCGCTGGGGGCAAAACCCCATGGGGAACTTTGCTGACCTGCGAAGAAAATTTTGATCAATACTTCGGCAATCTGGAGGGCTTGGAAAGTCTAGCGGCGGAAGAAAGTCCAAACCAGGCAAAATTAAAGAAATACGCGACGCTTCATGGGCGTTTGTCCCCGCCAAGAGAACTGAGCCCCCGGGGTTGGGAATTGGTGGATAAGCGCTTTGACGTGGCTGAAAATCCCACCGAGGCATTCCGTTTTGGCTGGGTAGTTGAAATTGATCCTTACCGCCCCGAATTTACTCCCAAGAAAAGAACCGCTCTGGGCCGATTTAAGCACGAAGGGGCTAATGTGGTGGTAGGACCAGAGGGCCGGGTTGCTGTTTACTCCGGCGATGATACGAAATTTGAATATATCTATAAATTCGTGAGCACCGAGGCTTATGATCCCAAGGATCGCGCCCATAATTTAACTCTCCTGGATAAGGGAACGCTCTATGTCGCCCGCTTTAAGGAGAATGGCTCAGGGGAATGGCTGCCCTTGGTGTTTGGACATGAACCCCTCGACAAAGACCATGGCTTTGCCAGTCAAGCGGAAGTTTTGATTAACACGCGGCGGGCAGCCGATCTCCTCGGGGCGACTCCCATGGACCGGCCTGAAGATATTGAAGCTAATCCGGTAAATGGCAAAATTTACGCGGCGCTGACCAATAATACTTTGCGCGGTCTGGAGCTGGAAACGCTCAATGGCCGCCAGATAGTGGGGTCAGTGGATGGCGCAAATCCCCGCGGGCCCAATAAAATGGGTCATATCCTTGAAATGACCGAGGATTCCGATGATCCCGCTGCCCTTACTTTTAGTTGGGAGGTTTTCATTCTTTGCGGCAATCCATCTGATCCGGCGGCTAAGTTCTTGACTTCCCTGACTGATTCCGTGGTAGGTCCCCAGGATACCTATTTTGGGGGGTATACCTCTGCTGCCCGGATTAGTCCCCTCGCCTCTCCTGATAACTTGGCCTTTGACCAGATAGGAAATCTTTGGATTGCCACGGATGGCAAAACCCATGGGTTAAACTTGACAGAGCCTATTAATAACGGCCTTTATGCTGCGCCAACCGCAGGTAAGGAGCGAGGGCGGGTGCGCCAGTTTCTGAGCGGCCCCAAGGGGTGCGAAGTATGCGGACCAGAATTTACGCCGGATAACCAGGCACTTTTTGTCAGCATTCAGCACCCGGGAGAGGGCGGCACCCTGAGGCAGCCGCTTAGCGACTGGCCGGGGGGCCACGGCCGGCCGCCGCAGCCCAGCGTTATCGTAGTGACTAAGACTGATGGGGGCAAGGTTGGAGACTAA
- a CDS encoding PQQ-dependent sugar dehydrogenase, which translates to MAKPRNNALAWGVWILFFWFSFSSITLAQQVCDSENEGLTLPKGFCVLMVADKVGKARHLTVAPNGDVFVAIGATKASPGGVLALRDTTGDGVADLKKRFGSGPGDDVEFYDGYLYFATHEKIVRYPWRSGDLEPAGPAETIVEKLPAAASHRAKSIAFSPEGKLYVNIGSPSNACQKQDRTAGSPGKEPCDELVTRAGIWRFEAGQPNQAQQDGSRFATGLRNTVALALRPQDGQLYGVIHGRDQLSLWPHFNDSQNAEKPSEELVRIQENNDFGWPYCYHDPALNQKVLAPEYGGDGKTVDRCQKKQDPLLALPAHWAPNGLLFYSGEQFPERYRGGAFIAFHGSWNRAPLPQGGYKVVFVPFKGKEPTGEWEVFAEGFAGQHKTPRAAEHRPVGVAEGPEGSLYISDDQGGRIYRVFYRP; encoded by the coding sequence ATGGCAAAACCACGCAATAACGCCCTGGCTTGGGGCGTATGGATACTATTCTTTTGGTTCTCTTTCTCTTCTATCACTCTGGCGCAACAGGTTTGCGACTCAGAAAATGAAGGGCTTACTCTGCCTAAGGGTTTTTGTGTCCTTATGGTGGCGGATAAAGTAGGGAAGGCCCGCCATTTGACAGTGGCCCCCAATGGCGATGTCTTCGTCGCTATTGGCGCAACCAAGGCATCGCCAGGGGGTGTGTTGGCGCTACGAGATACCACAGGCGACGGTGTTGCCGATTTAAAAAAGCGTTTTGGCAGTGGTCCTGGCGATGATGTGGAATTTTATGATGGTTACCTTTATTTCGCGACTCACGAAAAAATCGTGCGCTATCCTTGGCGTAGTGGAGATTTAGAACCGGCGGGGCCCGCCGAGACTATCGTTGAAAAGCTCCCTGCCGCTGCTAGCCATCGAGCTAAAAGTATCGCTTTTAGTCCTGAAGGCAAGCTTTATGTCAATATCGGTTCGCCCTCCAACGCCTGCCAGAAACAGGACCGCACCGCCGGCTCACCGGGAAAGGAGCCTTGCGATGAACTTGTTACCCGTGCTGGAATCTGGCGTTTTGAGGCCGGCCAACCCAACCAAGCCCAGCAAGATGGTAGCCGTTTTGCCACAGGGCTTCGTAATACGGTCGCTTTAGCTTTACGCCCCCAGGATGGCCAGTTGTACGGCGTCATTCATGGCCGCGATCAGCTAAGTTTGTGGCCTCACTTCAATGATAGCCAGAATGCAGAAAAACCCTCGGAGGAGTTGGTGCGCATCCAGGAAAATAACGATTTTGGTTGGCCCTACTGCTATCATGATCCCGCCCTTAACCAGAAAGTTCTGGCCCCCGAGTATGGCGGAGATGGAAAAACCGTGGATCGCTGCCAGAAAAAACAAGATCCGCTGCTGGCCTTGCCCGCCCATTGGGCACCTAATGGGCTCCTCTTTTATTCTGGCGAACAGTTCCCAGAACGGTATCGGGGCGGGGCTTTTATTGCCTTCCATGGTTCCTGGAACCGGGCGCCATTGCCCCAGGGGGGTTATAAGGTTGTTTTTGTTCCTTTCAAGGGAAAGGAACCCACGGGCGAATGGGAGGTATTTGCCGAGGGTTTTGCCGGTCAACATAAGACTCCCCGCGCTGCCGAGCATCGACCAGTGGGTGTTGCCGAAGGTCCGGAGGGCTCCCTTTATATTAGTGATGATCAGGGAGGTCGTATCTATCGTGTTTTCTATAGGCCATAG
- a CDS encoding SRPBCC family protein produces the protein MIKVQSSILIDCPVDDAFRYVSADFFENYPKWSPEVMELEKITSGPVRMGTMARQVRIDKGRRTESIFQVTEYQPLQRIGFESSSNFHYRALYDFEPVNEATRIHFTFELKLEFFMRPFENVIASSVKAGSKSVVYSLKQLLEAEKPIQPMRTLVF, from the coding sequence ATGATTAAAGTCCAATCAAGCATTCTCATTGATTGCCCAGTGGATGATGCTTTTCGGTACGTCTCTGCTGATTTTTTCGAGAATTACCCCAAATGGTCCCCCGAAGTGATGGAGCTGGAGAAGATAACCAGCGGCCCAGTAAGGATGGGAACTATGGCCAGGCAGGTGCGCATAGATAAGGGGCGTCGGACAGAGTCGATTTTTCAGGTAACTGAGTATCAGCCCTTACAGCGAATAGGGTTTGAAAGCTCTTCAAATTTCCATTACCGGGCGCTTTACGATTTCGAGCCAGTGAATGAAGCAACCCGTATCCACTTTACTTTCGAATTGAAGCTGGAATTCTTTATGAGACCCTTTGAAAATGTGATTGCTTCTTCTGTGAAAGCAGGGAGTAAAAGCGTGGTTTACAGTCTGAAACAGCTGCTCGAAGCAGAAAAACCTATTCAACCAATGAGAACACTCGTATTCTAA